In Ferroplasma sp., a single window of DNA contains:
- a CDS encoding 3-phosphoshikimate 1-carboxyvinyltransferase, producing the protein MNIRIKRENIGGIIFAPSSKSFTQRYVLYSAFSNKPVRLNNVSFSEDEIISMKIAEKCNAVIEYDRKNMRIVPDFRCPENMYVGESGTSYRLSIGLLCARNCQTSITGEPSLARRPVDTLISALSDAGSRFNKKEDGFYAVDGRGASSTPVEIDGSVSSQYVSSMLFYYSILGGGSFRALNTVSGGYLKITENCLANFGVKVEEDDGRYQIINQKCPEKTVDIEGDYSSASYFIVLGIFTGNIIIKNLNYMSLQPDRNIVELINNATGSVKPVSQGIEIRKADHINRIIVDAAVSPDMAPVISVIGIFSEEGVQIYNYQRLREKESDRFMGIVNMCRSFGAKVTVNDSCIYIKKGRNLFPDYMEYSDHRMTMSSIIAGVIAGSDTEFGKCESINKSYPEFLNDLKKIGVDIYFDANLF; encoded by the coding sequence ATGAATATAAGGATAAAGAGAGAGAATATTGGAGGGATAATCTTTGCACCATCATCAAAGAGTTTTACCCAGAGATATGTACTTTATTCTGCATTTTCAAATAAGCCCGTACGTCTGAACAATGTATCGTTTTCTGAAGATGAGATTATATCAATGAAAATTGCCGAGAAATGCAATGCGGTAATCGAGTATGACAGGAAAAATATGCGTATAGTGCCTGACTTCCGCTGCCCTGAAAACATGTATGTTGGTGAGTCTGGCACATCCTACAGGCTCTCTATTGGGCTTTTATGCGCCAGAAATTGCCAGACATCCATAACCGGGGAACCCTCGCTGGCCAGAAGACCGGTTGATACCTTAATCAGTGCACTTTCAGATGCTGGATCCAGGTTCAATAAAAAAGAGGATGGCTTTTACGCAGTAGATGGGAGGGGGGCATCCAGTACCCCGGTTGAAATCGATGGAAGCGTGAGTTCACAGTATGTTAGCTCTATGCTATTTTATTATTCAATTTTGGGTGGTGGATCCTTCAGGGCGCTTAATACAGTGTCAGGAGGTTATTTAAAAATAACTGAAAACTGCCTTGCAAATTTTGGGGTAAAAGTTGAGGAAGATGATGGAAGATACCAGATTATTAACCAGAAATGCCCTGAAAAAACTGTAGATATTGAGGGAGACTATTCATCTGCCTCTTACTTTATAGTACTGGGAATTTTCACTGGCAATATAATCATCAAAAACCTTAATTATATGTCATTACAGCCAGACAGGAATATAGTGGAACTAATTAACAATGCAACGGGAAGTGTAAAACCAGTAAGCCAGGGCATTGAAATAAGAAAGGCAGATCATATTAACAGAATTATAGTTGACGCAGCAGTATCCCCAGATATGGCACCGGTAATATCTGTGATAGGGATATTTTCGGAGGAGGGCGTACAGATTTATAACTACCAGCGCCTGAGGGAAAAGGAATCTGACCGGTTCATGGGCATAGTTAATATGTGCAGGAGCTTTGGTGCTAAGGTAACAGTAAATGATTCCTGCATCTATATAAAAAAGGGCCGCAACCTATTCCCGGATTATATGGAATACAGTGACCATAGAATGACCATGAGCAGTATAATAGCTGGAGTAATAGCGGGTTCAGATACGGAATTCGGGAAGTGTGAGAGTATAAATAAAAGCTATCCAGAGTTCCTCAATGACCTTAAAAAAATTGGAGTTGATATATATTTCGATGCAAATTTATTTTAG
- a CDS encoding shikimate kinase: protein MIVEANGGISIISAFVNGHGAAAALKLPMQTEITPTDQDSFPSTEIGKLVDYIRNIYKISGNYSISIRSEIPPGMGLKSSSALAISVVFGLLKMNSINFTDNEILRNAARASIYNNTSVTGAMDDLAMSYYGGYCLTDNGNFRLLSRHELEEDFVLICTGKDTVESINLKKKDFSPYINFYNRLEDNLKAGRVYETMVLNGLIFDDGNDSKAVKTILATGAFLAGRSGKGPAIFGLYKSEEHIDRASKLLLSDGYSIIKSRFNNRGIHISEP, encoded by the coding sequence ATGATAGTGGAGGCCAATGGTGGAATTTCAATAATTTCCGCCTTCGTTAACGGGCATGGGGCAGCAGCTGCACTAAAGCTGCCTATGCAAACTGAGATTACACCAACCGATCAGGATTCTTTTCCTTCTACTGAAATCGGGAAGCTGGTAGATTATATAAGAAATATATACAAAATTTCTGGAAATTACAGTATCAGCATCAGGAGCGAGATTCCACCTGGCATGGGTCTCAAAAGCAGCAGTGCACTTGCAATTTCAGTGGTTTTTGGCCTATTGAAAATGAATTCCATAAATTTTACCGATAACGAAATACTAAGGAATGCTGCCAGGGCATCAATTTATAATAATACATCTGTAACAGGTGCCATGGATGATCTGGCAATGTCATATTACGGTGGGTACTGCTTAACAGACAATGGGAATTTCAGGCTACTGAGCAGGCATGAGCTGGAGGAGGATTTTGTACTGATCTGCACCGGCAAAGATACAGTTGAAAGTATCAATCTTAAAAAAAAGGATTTTTCACCATACATAAATTTCTATAACCGTCTTGAGGATAATTTAAAGGCAGGGAGGGTTTATGAAACAATGGTGCTAAATGGTTTAATCTTTGATGATGGAAATGACAGTAAAGCAGTTAAAACAATCCTTGCCACTGGTGCATTCCTGGCCGGGAGAAGCGGAAAGGGCCCAGCAATTTTCGGTTTATATAAATCGGAGGAACATATTGACAGGGCCAGCAAACTGCTTCTCTCCGATGGGTACAGTATAATAAAAAGTAGATTTAATAACAGAGGTATTCATATAAGTGAGCCATGA